One region of Chanodichthys erythropterus isolate Z2021 chromosome 19, ASM2448905v1, whole genome shotgun sequence genomic DNA includes:
- the rbfox3a gene encoding RNA binding protein fox-1 homolog 3 isoform X1, with product MAQPYAPAQYPPPPPQNGLPGEYTHPGQDYTGPSPVPEHAAALTIYTPTQTHSEPPGTDSSTPSLTGNSSIQQADDVAQTDVSQQLQLQPSDSSEKQQPKRLHVSNIPFRFRDPDLRQMFGQFGKILDVEIIFNERGSKGFGFVTFETSADADRAREKLNGTIVEGRKIEVNNATARVMTNKKVANPYTNGWKLNPVVGAVYGPEFYAVTGFPYPTTGATVAYRGAHLRGRGRAVYNTFRAAPPPPPIPAYGAVVYQDGFYGAEIYGGYAAYRYAQPAAAAAAAYSDSYGRVYATADPYHHTIGPAATYSVGTMASLYRGGYSRFTPY from the exons ATGGCTCAGCCGTACGCCCCAGCACAGTATCCGCCCCCTCCACCTCAGAACGGGTTGCCTGGTGAATATACCCACCCTGGGCAGGACTACACGGGGCCCAGTCCAGTCCCTGAGCACGCCGCAGCCCTCACTATCTACACacccacacagacacacagcgAGCCACCTGGCACTGACAGCAGCACGCCTTCCCTCACAGGCAATAGCAGCATACAA CAAGCGGACGATGTGGCACAGACAGACGTCTCCCAGCAGCTTCAGCTCCAGCCCTCAGACTCTTCGGAGAAGCAGCAGCCCAAACGGTTACACGTCTCCAACATTCCCTTTCGCTTCCGTGACCCAGACCTCCGGCAAATGTTCGGG CAATTTGGGAAAATTTTGGATGTGGAAATTATTTTTAACGAGCGGGGCTCTAAG GGTTTTGGTTTTGTAACTTTTGAAACAAGCGCAGACGCAGACCGCGCACGGGAGAAATTAAATGGTACAATCGTAGAGGGACGCAAAATTGAG GTAAATAATGCAACGGCAAGAGTAATGACAAACAAAAAAGTGGCCAACCCCTATACAAACG GCTGGAAGCTGAATCCAGTGGTGGGAGCTGTCTATGGTCCTGAATTTTATGCAG TGACAGGCTTCCCCTATCCAACCACAGGGGCGACGGTGGCTTACAGGGGCGCCCACTTGAGAGGCAGAGGTCGTGCCGTCTACAACACGTTCCGTGCCGCGCCTCCACCCCCTCCCATTCCTGCTTACGGAGC TGTGGTTTACCAAGATGGCTTCTACGGTGCTGAGATCTAT GGTGGCTATGCAGCATACAGATATGCCCAACCAGCCGCAGCAGCTGCAGCGGCCTACAGTGACAG CTATGGCAGAGTCTATGCAACAGCAGACCCTTATCACCACACGATTGGACCTGCAGCCACGTACAGCGTGGGCACTATG
- the rbfox3a gene encoding RNA binding protein fox-1 homolog 3 isoform X2, whose amino-acid sequence MAQPYAPAQYPPPPPQNGLPGEYTHPGQDYTGPSPVPEHAAALTIYTPTQTHSEPPGTDSSTPSLTGNSSIQVTDDVAQTDVSQQLQLQPSDSSEKQQPKRLHVSNIPFRFRDPDLRQMFGQFGKILDVEIIFNERGSKGFGFVTFETSADADRAREKLNGTIVEGRKIEVNNATARVMTNKKVANPYTNGWKLNPVVGAVYGPEFYAVTGFPYPTTGATVAYRGAHLRGRGRAVYNTFRAAPPPPPIPAYGAVVYQDGFYGAEIYGGYAAYRYAQPAAAAAAAYSDSYGRVYATADPYHHTIGPAATYSVGTMASLYRGGYSRFTPY is encoded by the exons ATGGCTCAGCCGTACGCCCCAGCACAGTATCCGCCCCCTCCACCTCAGAACGGGTTGCCTGGTGAATATACCCACCCTGGGCAGGACTACACGGGGCCCAGTCCAGTCCCTGAGCACGCCGCAGCCCTCACTATCTACACacccacacagacacacagcgAGCCACCTGGCACTGACAGCAGCACGCCTTCCCTCACAGGCAATAGCAGCATACAAGTGA CGGACGATGTGGCACAGACAGACGTCTCCCAGCAGCTTCAGCTCCAGCCCTCAGACTCTTCGGAGAAGCAGCAGCCCAAACGGTTACACGTCTCCAACATTCCCTTTCGCTTCCGTGACCCAGACCTCCGGCAAATGTTCGGG CAATTTGGGAAAATTTTGGATGTGGAAATTATTTTTAACGAGCGGGGCTCTAAG GGTTTTGGTTTTGTAACTTTTGAAACAAGCGCAGACGCAGACCGCGCACGGGAGAAATTAAATGGTACAATCGTAGAGGGACGCAAAATTGAG GTAAATAATGCAACGGCAAGAGTAATGACAAACAAAAAAGTGGCCAACCCCTATACAAACG GCTGGAAGCTGAATCCAGTGGTGGGAGCTGTCTATGGTCCTGAATTTTATGCAG TGACAGGCTTCCCCTATCCAACCACAGGGGCGACGGTGGCTTACAGGGGCGCCCACTTGAGAGGCAGAGGTCGTGCCGTCTACAACACGTTCCGTGCCGCGCCTCCACCCCCTCCCATTCCTGCTTACGGAGC TGTGGTTTACCAAGATGGCTTCTACGGTGCTGAGATCTAT GGTGGCTATGCAGCATACAGATATGCCCAACCAGCCGCAGCAGCTGCAGCGGCCTACAGTGACAG CTATGGCAGAGTCTATGCAACAGCAGACCCTTATCACCACACGATTGGACCTGCAGCCACGTACAGCGTGGGCACTATG